In one Drosophila pseudoobscura strain MV-25-SWS-2005 chromosome X, UCI_Dpse_MV25, whole genome shotgun sequence genomic region, the following are encoded:
- the tra gene encoding female-specific protein transformer, with amino-acid sequence MDADSSVASHRDSHRSRTRRDVHVRDQGRERERVREQKTVPYFADPVRERDRVKNVRPKSPPSTGKRFRRTRSRSRSSDRRRYRRRTRSRSSERRHRNRSPRRRTPPPRIITVPVPVPAHEFAYGYGWPAPHPAHQFNGIYGPLAYPPRPRFGYRPMRPSFQAAPYSRPYAHHEYRHRHPFNPQSRFSYRNSWQHPN; translated from the exons ATGGACGCCGACAGCAGTGTAGCGTCCCACCGAG ATTCCCATCGATCGAGGACCCGAAGAGACGTACATGTACGAGACCAGGGACGAGAACGCGAGCGCGTGCGCGAGCAGAAGACGGTACCCTACTTTGCGGATCCTGTGCGTGAGCGGGATCGCGTGAAGAATGTGCGTCCGAAATCTCCACCTTCGACTGGCAAACGGTTCCGACGGACTAGGTCGAGATCGAGATCCTCTGACAGAAGACGCTATCGCCGTCGCACCCGTAGTCGAAGTAGCGAGCGTCGACACCGAAACCGGAGTCCGCGTCGACGCACGCCACCGCCGAGGATAATAACAGTTCCTGTGCCCGTTCCAGCACATGAGTTCGCATATGGATAC GGCTGGCCGGCACCCCATCCAGCGCATCAGTTTAATGGAATATATGGTCCACTGGCATATCCACCGCGTCCACGATTTGGGTACCGACCAATGCGACCTTCGTTTCAGGCAGCCCCTTATTCTAGGCCTTATGCACACCATGAATATCGCCATCGTCATCCATTCAATCCACAATCTCGTTTTAGTTATAGAAACTCTTGGCAGCATCCGAATTAA
- the l(3)73Ah gene encoding polycomb group RING finger protein 3: MERRVKLKTINPHITCKICGGYFIDATTVTECLHTFCKSCLVKHLEEKKTCPTCDNIIHQSHPLQYISFDRTMQDIVYKLVPKLQEDESRRERDFYKSRNMPCPKDITQNHDDDNEKVMEAHAESDFHRLDEQVNVCLECISNNFKNLQRRFIRCSSQATITHLKKLVAKKILNGIEKYREIDILCNEELLGKDHTLKFVYVTRWRFRDPPLRLQFRPRVDL, translated from the exons ATGGAGAGGCGCGTGAAGCTTAAGACAATTAATCCGCACATTACGTGTAAAATCTGTGGCGGATATTTCATTGATGCCACAACAGTGACGGAGTGTCTGCACACAT TTTGTAAGAGCTGCCTGGTGAAGCACCTTGAGGAAAAGAAGACCTGCCCCACCTGCGATAACATCATACATCAATCTCATCCCCTGCAATACATCAGTTTCGATCGCACCATGCAGGACATTGTGTACAAACTGGTGCCGAAACTGCAAGAAG ATGAATCGCGCAGGGAGCGAGACTTTTACAAAAGTAGGAACATGCCATGTCCGAAGGATATCACGCAAAATCATGACGACGACAATGAAAAGGTTATGGAGGCTCATGCCGAATCCGATTTCCATCGTCTGGACGAGCAGGTCAATGTGTGCCTAGAGTGTATAAGCAATAACTTTAAGAATCTGCAAAGGCGCTTCATACGCTGTAGCTCCCAGGCGACGATAACGCATCTCAAAAAGCTGGTGGCCAAGAAAATCCTCAATGGGATTGAAAAATATCGCGAG ATTGACATTTTGTGTAACGAGGAGCTGTTGGGCAAAGATCATACGCTCAAGTTTGTTTATGTCACACGATGGCGTTTCAGGGATCCTCCGCTTCGCCTGCAGTTTCGTCCCCGAGTTGATCTCTAA
- the Syx8 gene encoding syntaxin-8, with protein sequence MALVDHDSWDIEYEGCERLRHQLLVQLHQRQQLGQPKEKEYIQLTDSIKTGLEQLGKDVKHLKVVLDNAITWETSPQEELQQRRIDWDKLTSQLREINQKFTNSTRSNVLAAFSGSAWQEQVRPPAPRETPIDVETLKLRQAEMLEDQNRGLEALSATISRQRSLATQLGNEVEDQNNILDNLANAMDRVETGVHRETHSIGQVNRRDSTWGYWLVIIALFVAILVVVFV encoded by the exons ATGGCCCTGGTAGATCATGACTCATGGGACATCGAGTACGAGGGCTGCGAGAGACTGCGCCACCAGTTGCTAGTGCAACTGCATCAACGCCAGCAGCTGGGGCAGCCCAAGGAGAAGGAGTACATCCAACTCACAGATAGCATTAAAACGGGACTGGAGCAGTTGGGTAAAGATGTGAAACATCTCAAGGTAGTACTAGACAATGCCATCACATGGGAGACTAGCCCtcaggaggagctgcagcagcggcgtATAGATTGGGATAAGCTAACCTCGCAGCTACGCGAGATTAATCAGAAGTTTACGAACAGCACGCGCTCCAATGTGCTGGCCGCGTTTTCAGGCTCCGCCTGGCAGGAGCAGGTCAGGCCGCCCGCCCCCCGAGAAACACCCATTGATGTAGAGACGCTAAAGCTGAGGCAGGCCGAAATGCTGGAAGATCAGAATCGTGGCCTCGAAGCGCTCTCGGCCACTATTTCTCGACAACGCAGTCTAGCTACCCAGCTGGGCAACGAAGTGGAAGATCAGAATA ATATTCTCGATAACCTGGCCAATGCAATGGATCGTGTGGAGACGGGAGTGCACCGGGAGACGCACAGCATTGGGCAAGTGAATCGACGGGACAGCACTTGGGGCTACTGGCTGGTCATCATTGCTCTGTTTGTGGCCATTCTGGTGGTGGTGTTTGTGTAG
- the UQCR-C2 gene encoding cytochrome b-c1 complex subunit 2, mitochondrial, which yields MACNANKTHLLRAIAKRGYATCPRPVGDISAVSVNVLENKLVVATADATVPVSRVSIVLGAGSRNEAYDTLGASHLLRLAGGLSTQNSSAFAIARNIQQVGGTLTTWGDREVVGYTVETTADNVETGLRYLQDLLQPAFKPWELKDNAKTLHNQLDAVTREQRAIELVHKAAFRTGLGNSIYIPRFQLGNLSTESLLHYVANTFSASRAAVVGVGIDNNTLSGFAQTLEFPSGGGKTASANYFGGDARKDTTGQRATVAVAGLGGSIANPKEALAFAVLEQAVGAGAATKRGNSSGLFGEAANSAGGSRPSSVRALNTSYSDAGLFGFVVSSEAKDIGKTVEFLVRGLKSGSVSEKDVARGKALLKARIISKYSSDGGLIKEIGRQAALSRNVLEADTLIAAIDGITQQQVQEAAKKVAGSKLSVGAIGNLENVPYASDLA from the exons ATGGCCTGCAACGCAAATAAGACGCATCTCTTGCGCGCTATCGCT AAACGGGGCTATGCCACCTGCCCACGCCCCGTTGGCGACATCTCCGCCGTCAGTGTGAATGTTCTCGAGAACAAATTGGTTGTGGCCACAGCTGATGCCACCGTTCCCGTCTCGCGAGTGTCGATCGTCTTGGG AGCTGGTTCCCGTAACGAGGCCTACGATACCCTGGGAGCTTCCCATCTGCTCCGCTTGGCCGGAGGATTGAGCACCCAGAACTCGTCTGCTTTCGCCATTGCCCGCAACATTCAGCAGGTCGGCGGCACCTTGACCACCTGGGGCGATCGCGAGGTTGTCGGCTACACCGTGGAGACCACAGCCGACAATGTGGAGACCGGTCTGCGCTACCTGCAGGATCTGCTGCAGCCAGCCTTCAAGCCATGGGAGTTGAAGGATAATGCGAAGACTCTGCACAACCAACTGGATGCTGTCACCCGAGAG CAACGTGCCATTGAGCTGGTCCACAAGGCTGCCTTCCGTACCGGCCTGGGCAACTCCATCTACATCCCCAGGTTCCAGCTGGGCAATCTTTCCACGGAAAGCCTGCTGCACTACGTGGCCAACACCTTTTCGGCCAGTCGCGCTGCCGTTGTTGGCGTGGGTATTGACAACAACACTCTGTCGGGCTTCGCCCAGACCCTGGAATTCCCAAGCGGCGGTGGAAAGACTGCATCGGCGAACTACTTTGGTGGCGATGCCCGCAAGGACACCACCGGACAACGTGCCACTGTCGCCGTTGCTGGTCTGGGAGGTTCTATTGCCAACCCAAAGGAGGCCCTTGCCTTTGCCGTGCTGGAGCAAGCTGTAGGCGCTGGTGCGGCCACCAAGCGTGGAAACTCTTCAGGACTGTTCGGCGAGGCTGCCAACTCTGCTGGCGGCTCGAGGCCCAGCTCTGTTAGGGCTCTGAATACCAGCTATTCGGATGCCGGACTCTTTGGCTTCGTTGTGTCCAGCGAGGCAAAGGACATTGGCAAGACCGTCGAGTTCCTGGTTCGCGGTTTGAAGTCTGGTTCGGTTTCGGAAAAGGATGTGGCCCGTGGCAAGGCCTTGCTGAAGGCCCGCATCATCTCGAAGTATTCCTCCGATGGTGGTCTGATCAAGGAGATCGGCCGCCAAGCGGCGCTCAGCAGAAACGTCTTGGAGGCTGACACTTTGATTGCTGCCATTGATGGCATTACCCAGCAGCAAGTCCAGGAGGCTGCCAAGAAGGTGGCCGGCTCGAAGCTATCGGTCGGTGCCATTGGCAACCTGGAGAACGTGCCCTACGCTTCTGATTTGGCTTAA
- the Smn gene encoding survival motor neuron protein translates to MCDETNSAAWDDSLLIKVYDESVNLAREALARRLADSTNTREEENKMDEVNTATNATSPEPVLFKVGDFARATFTDGVDYEGTVVSINEEAATCVIRYLGYENEQEILVAELLPSWGKDARRQQSLMAYQFEVETAHQEKARGKSASKKSSVKTKPAASAGLSGGPCMPTMPLIPPIIPPYGNPGEEQDLMSMLTAWYMSGYYTGYFQGKKAIPRQVEKKKTPKK, encoded by the coding sequence ATGTGTGACGAAACCAATAGCGCTGCCTGGGACGATTCTCTGTTGATAAAAGTCTACGATGAATCCGTGAATTTGGCCCGCGAGGCCTTGGCTCGCCGTTTGGCAGACTCGACCAATACACGTGAGGAGGAGAACAAGATGGATGAAGTTAACACTGCAACCAACGCTACCAGCCCCGAGCCCGTATTGTTCAAGGTGGGCGACTTCGCCCGGGCCACATTCACTGATGGCGTTGACTATGAGGGAACCGTGGTGTCCATCAACGAGGAAGCAGCTACTTGCGTGATCCGTTACCTGGGCTATGAAAACGAGCAAGAGATATTGGTCGCCGAACTGCTGCCATCTTGGGGCAAGGACGCCCGTCGCCAGCAGTCGTTAATGGCATATCAATTCGAGGTCGAGACAGCGCATCAGGAAAAAGCTCGCGGCAAGTCTGCCTCAAAGAAATCTTCAGTCAAGACCAAACCTGCTGCCAGCGCAGGTCTTTCTGGTGGACCGTGCATGCCAACTATGCCATTGATCCCCCCTATTATCCCTCCTTATGGTAACCCGGGCGAGGAGCAGGACCTTATGTCCATGCTGACTGCCTGGTACATGTCTGGTTACTATACAGGCTATTTTCAAGGGAAGAAGGCCATTCCACGCCAAGTTGAGAAGAAAAAGACTCCCAAGAAGTAA
- the spd-2 gene encoding probable GPI-anchored adhesin-like protein PGA55 codes for MNKGNRSPRNSSQMDQNSLGILSMENLKVFGDLSSFSKSGNGSGMGLREASNVHERLRAERLRAMETLEKSRPRSSQAKPSIRGRQSVPTNNSTNISELVTDETIDLNSSGSFAAPTLAQKRANISFEPAEITGRSTLCRSDKSRKGVSVADIIKTSFVEKARQLEKKLHNASQANPGSTSNVSSLTESSCNCSHSLPRTADLSNISLNGGGGFSFGSASAAANQDMDESFAPAELMQSKLVLGEISWAQEFTAMPTATLSNQAMQKIAAPPPSSDIETSVSNSVLAGDPDFSLGHYFQTRSENLWNIVSNKRPDRLSRSGQAVLEDIPQTPGSVGAKTPQPDNKTYTKTEANFGSKLGQNLMKKMQNAKKKFQSAVLSESGTEPARPPSNSEILSLSAIDKALRDLDFNSDTSTVEVVDRLRKHGRGQGRGQLYADEDKENDSFNAERTLCESHKHAETMSFTDSILNSTDFKHLQQSVSRKPLSPLADKPQILISRADNDSISIDADVDEWPSTPVKSPTRRVRRVKASPSPRTASPASSDGVRPLPTTDEDGDEVDENKTPVNKKTHSLKVSLLPPNTNPNANTLSSTRLDGCDAVPSSTEGEFVVSPSLGKSPSLSASANARNLSPMCSPRSCLSSPLLDSTTSSERRQLMPGAALRKANSSPAGSEASSTSGFTNPRRGAGTSASGSARSISRCSNSSEFSHRDGKLLPLKVTHTSLCWGSTKLRTDMRKSLQVKNTADKRLVVRLGIQGPGFQLVGTDSSTITLQAMECRSIVINFCPTVCGAAIGAVSFYAPLGANSTQPGMEIPLYGYGGNASISIQGLLKGPVGASFLTIGDVCELSSGPLTASFKFLNKGPLTAFVGISVDSTVLMKLRLSEAFEVRPSKLILPPHTESTVQVIFRPNREDMKNILKKTSQVVTLANMRIFCGDEPNRQRMRHLVHRMSGRQREKLTSAMLDSIWSPFPDEQPVRNISQLNEPPEFILDLVTVVKIIDVALTLNRDFDESAETSLLFLPEAEETVLFRTICAANSPTPTQSNMLEPVDELHEADTTTMLPVERNWSVQPASIELGAGTIAKLSIKNCFRSGQLIEVHCNVSDFVQISPRECYIAPDGGEVEIKVRLLSSPRREGRGKEPLIIVSMENERINVPVSIKL; via the exons ATGAATAAAGGCAATAGAAGCCCTAGAAATAGCAGCCAAATGGACCAAAACTCGTTGGGCATATTGAGCATGGAAAATCTGAAAG TGTTTGGTGACTTGTCCAGCTTCAGCAAGAGCGGGAACGGAAGCGGCATGGGTCTCAGGGAGGCCTCCAATGTGCACGAACGTCTGCGGGCAGAGCGCCTGCGAGCCATGGAGACACTAGAAAAATCGCGCCCGCGCTCCAGTCAGGCAAAGCCATCAATAAGGGGCCGGCAGAGCGTCCCGACCAACAACAGCACAAACATCTCGGAGCTGGTCACCGATGAAACAATCGATCTAAACAGCAGTGGCTCATTTGCCGCTCCCACGCTAGCCCAGAAGCGCGCAAACATATCCTTCGAGCCAGCCGAGATCACTGGCCGCTCGACGCTGTGCCGCAGCGACAAGAGCAGAAAAGGGGTTTCGGTGGCCGACATAATAAAAACATCGTTTGTGGAAAAGGCCCGTCAGCTGGAGAAGAAGCTGCACAATGCTAGCCAGGCGAATCCAGGCTCCACTTCGAATGTGAGCAGTCTGACGGAGTCTTCCTGCAACTGCTCGCACAGCCTGCCGCGTACCGCTGACTTGAGCAACATAAGTCTGAACGGCGGCGGAGGCTTCTCCTTCGGCTCGGCATCTGCGGCAGCTAACCAAGATATGGATGAGAGCTTTGCACCAGCCGAGCTGATGCAGTCCAAATTGGTTCTGGGCGAGATATCCTGGGCCCAGGAGTTCACTGCCATGCCCACGGCAACGCTGAGTAACCAGGCAATGCAGAAGATTGCAGCCCCACCACCCTCGTCCGACATAGAGACATCCGTGTCCAA CTCTGTTTTGGCTGGGGATCCGGACTTCTCCTTGGGCCACTATTTCCAGACACGCTCGGAGAATCTCTGGAACATTGTGAGCAACAAGCGTCCCGACAGATTGTCCCGTTCAGGTCAGGCCGTGCTCGAAGACATCCCCCAAACTCCCGGCTCTGTCGGAGCAAAAACTCCGCAGCCCGATAACAAAACCTACACCAAGACAGAGGCCAATTTTGGGTCGAAATTAGGCCAAAATCTCATgaagaaaatgcaaaatgcgaaaaaaaaatttcagaGTGCCGTACTGTCAGAAAGCGGTACTGAACCCGCGCGGCCTCCCTCAAACTCAGAGATATTAAGTCTCTCGGCTATAGACAAGGCTTTGAGAGATCTGGACTTTAACTCGGACACCTCCACTGTAGAGGTGGTCGACAGATTGCGGAAGCATGGCCGCGGTCAGGGTCGGGGTCAGCTGTACGCAGATGAGGATAAGGAAAACGACAGCTTCAATGCGGAGCGAACACTGTGTGAATCGCACAAGCATGCGGAGACCATGAGCTTCACAGACTCCATTCTGAACTCCACCGATTTTAAGCATCTGCAGCAAAGTGTGTCGCGGAAACCCCTTagtccgctggcggacaaacCCCAGATCTTGATTTCGCGTGCGGACAACGATTCCATTTCCATAGATGCCGATGTAGATGAATGGCCGTCGACGCCAGTGAAGTCGCCTACAAGACGTGTGCGCCGCGTCAAGGCATCCCCATCTCCCCGAACTGCAAGTCCAGCGAGCAGCGACGGTGTGCGGCCGCTGCCGACCACAGACGAAGATGGGGATGAGGTGGATGAGAACAAGACTCCGGTGAACAAAAAGACGCATTCACTCAAAGTGTCACTCCTCCCCCCCAATACCAATCCCAACGCCAACACGCTGAGCTCCACTCGTTTGGACGGCTGCGATGCTGTCCCCTCGTCCACAGAAGGCGAGTTTGTTGTTTCGCCAAGTCTGGGCAAGAGTCCCTCCCTTTCGGCATCGGCCAATGCCCGTAATCTTTCTCCGATGTGCTCGCCCAGAAGCTGCCTGTCGTCGCCACTTTTGGACAGCACCACCAGCTCCGAGCGCCGACAACTGATGCCCGGGGCAGCACTCCGTAAAGCCAACTCGTCGCCGGCTGGAAGCGAGGCCAGTTCCACAAGCGGATTCACAAACCCTAGGCGAGGCGCTGGCActagtgccagtggcagtgctcGCAGCATCTCCCGCTGCTCAAACTCCAGCGAGTTCAGCCATCGCGATGGAAAGCTGCTGCCACTGAAAGTGACCCACACGAGCCTCTGCTGGGGTAGCACCAAGCTGAGAACGGACATGAGAAAGTCCTTGCAGGTGAAGAATACGGCCGATAAGAGGCTCGTCGTACGCCTGGGCATCCAGGGGCCCGGCTTTCAGCTGGTTGGCACCGACAGCAGCACCATTACCCTCCAGGCCATGGAGTGCCGGAGCATTGTGATTAATTTCTGCCCCACCGTTTGTGGAGCGGCCATTGGAGCAGTGTCCTTCTATGCTCCGCTGGGCGCAAACAGCACCCAGCCCGGAATGGAAATCCCTTTGTATGGCTACGGCGGAAATGCATCTATTTCGATTCAGGGCTTGCTCAAGGGCCCGGTGGGTGCCAGCTTCCTCACCATCGGAGACGTCTGCGAGCTCTCCTCCGGTCCACTCACGGCCAGTTTTAAATTTCTGAATAAGGGACCGCTGACTGCCTTCGTGGGCATCTCTGTGGACTCCACAGTGCTGATGAAGCTGCGTCTGAGCGAAGCGTTCGAGGTGCGTCCCAGCAAGTTAATTCTACCGCCCCATACCGAGAGCACGGTGCAAGTTATATTCCGTCCGAATCGCGAGGATATGAAGAACATATTGAAGAAGACCTCGCAGGTGGTGACGCTGGCCAACATGCGGATCTTCTGCGGTGACGAGCCTAACAGGCAGAGAATGCGCCATCTGGTACATCGCATGAGCGGCAGGCAGCGTGAGAAGCTGACCTCCGCAATGCTGGACAGCATATGGAGTCCTTTTCCAGATGAGCAACCTGTGAGGAACATCAGCCAGCTGAATGAGCCTCCCGAGTTCATACTGGATCTGGTCACTGTCGTGAAGATCATCGACGTGGCCTTGACACTGAATCGTGATTTTGATGAGTCTGCCGAGACCTCGCTGTTGTTCCTACCAGAGGCCGAGGAAACTGTCTTGTTCCGCACGATCTGTGCCGCCAACTCTCCCACTCCAACACAAAGCAATATGCTGGAGCCTGTCGATGAGCTGCATGAGGCTGATACCACCACAATGCTACCCGTGGAGAGAAACTGGTCCGTCCAGCCTGCTTCAATTGAGTTGGGTGCTGGAACCATCGCAAAACTATCCATAAAGAACTGCTTCCGCTCGGGGCAGCTCATCGAAGTCCATTGCAATGTATCAGACTTTGTACAGATCAGTCCCAGGGAATGTTATATTGCACCTGATGGTGGAGAAGTAGAGATTAAAGTTCGCCTATTGAGTTCCCCAAGACGTGAAGGGCGTGGGAAGGAGCCGCTTATTATTGTTTCTATGGAGAACGAGCGCATAAACGTGCCAGTTAGTATTAAGCTTTAA
- the Rpn12 gene encoding 26S proteasome non-ATPase regulatory subunit 8 — MASVETLYKELTAEWAKRPPNTKKCGLLLDQLKVALVKMVFLPTDGSEAQNSKKQLLLARCVLEIAVEHSVLSKDLQAFERYMSQLKCYYYDYAKIIGESDNKYKLLGLNLLYLLSGNRVSDFHTELELLSVDIIQHNQYIRPILALEQYIMEGRYNKIFQAKSSMPAEVYNYFMDLLVETVRDEIGACIEKSYEKISAKDAAKRLNLRVPDEIKVFGEKRQWKLEDNGNYSFTDRSIKPKEALPSEELAEQVLSYARDLEMIV; from the coding sequence ATGGCTTCAGTGGAAACGCTATACAAGGAACTGACCGCCGAGTGGGCAAAGCGTCCGCCCAACACCAAGAAATGTGGCCTTCTGCTGGACCAACTAAAAGTCGCCCTAGTCAAAATGGTCTTTCTACCGACAGACGGCAGCGAGGCCCAGAACTCGAAAAAGCAACTGCTTCTGGCTCGCTGCGTGCTTGAAATCGCTGTGGAGCACAGTGTGTTGAGTAAGGATCTACAGGCCTTTGAGCGCTATATGTCGCAGCTGAAGTGCTACTACTACGACTATGCCAAGATCATTGGCGAATCGGACAACAAGTACAAACTGTTGGGGCTCAACTTGCTGTACCTGCTCTCCGGCAATCGAGTCTCCGATTTCCACACCGAGCTCGAGCTGCTGTCAGTGGACATCATTCAGCACAATCAGTACATTCGTCCCATCTTGGCCCTCGAGCAGTACATTATGGAGGGCAGGTACAATAAGATTTTCCAGGCCAAGTCTTCAATGCCTGCTGAAGTCTACAATTACTTTATGGACCTGCTAGTGGAGACAGTGCGCGACGAGATTGGTGCCTGCATTGAAAAGTCCTACGAGAAAATCTCCGCCAAGGACGCAGCCAAACGTCTCAATCTGCGAGTCCCGGATGAGATCAAGGTGTTTGGCGAAAAACGCCAGTGGAAGCTGGAGGACAATGGCAACTATAGTTTCACGGACCGTAGCATAAAGCCAAAGGAGGCCCTGCCCTCCGAAGAGCTGGCCGAGCAGGTGCTCAGCTATGCCCGTGATCTGGAGATGATAGTTTAA